A window of the Mesorhizobium opportunistum WSM2075 genome harbors these coding sequences:
- the hypD gene encoding hydrogenase formation protein HypD, whose protein sequence is MKYTDEFRDAEKAKVLIKEIDKLVATIEIARSRPINIMEVCGGHTHSIFRYGLEGMLPDAIELVHGPGCPVCVLPMGRVDDCVSIAERPEVIFTTFGDAMRVPGSKKSLQQAKADGADVRMVYSPMDALSLARKNPDREVVFFGLGFETTMPSTALTVLQAEADGIENFSVFCNHITIVPTIKAILDSPDLHLDGFLGPGHVSMVIGTAPYEFIADFYKRPMVVAGFEPLDVLQSIWMVLKQIKDGRAEIENQYARIVPEAGNNAALTAVGKVYELREFFEWRGLGSIDHSGVKVRDDYARFDAERKFAIPGVKIADPKSCQCGEVLKGVIKPWQCKVFGTACTPEVPLGALMVSSEGACAAYYQYGGVKKHTTARSGSQPVTVS, encoded by the coding sequence ATGAAATACACCGACGAATTCCGCGATGCGGAAAAGGCGAAAGTCTTGATCAAGGAAATCGACAAGCTTGTCGCGACCATCGAGATCGCAAGAAGCCGCCCGATCAACATCATGGAGGTCTGCGGCGGGCATACGCATTCGATCTTCCGCTATGGGCTGGAAGGCATGCTGCCCGACGCCATCGAGCTGGTGCATGGGCCGGGCTGTCCGGTCTGCGTGCTGCCGATGGGCAGGGTTGACGACTGCGTGTCGATCGCCGAGCGGCCGGAAGTGATCTTTACCACCTTCGGTGACGCCATGCGCGTGCCCGGCTCGAAAAAGAGCCTGCAACAGGCAAAGGCTGATGGCGCGGATGTGCGCATGGTCTATTCGCCGATGGACGCGCTGTCGCTGGCGCGCAAGAACCCAGATCGAGAAGTGGTCTTCTTCGGCCTCGGCTTCGAGACCACGATGCCGTCCACGGCACTGACGGTGTTGCAGGCCGAAGCCGACGGCATCGAAAACTTCTCGGTGTTTTGCAACCACATCACCATCGTGCCGACGATCAAGGCGATCCTCGACAGCCCGGATCTGCATCTCGACGGCTTCCTGGGACCAGGCCATGTCTCGATGGTCATCGGGACCGCCCCTTACGAATTCATCGCCGACTTCTACAAGCGGCCCATGGTCGTCGCCGGCTTCGAACCCCTCGATGTCCTGCAATCGATCTGGATGGTGCTGAAGCAGATCAAGGACGGCCGTGCCGAGATCGAAAACCAGTATGCCCGCATCGTTCCCGAGGCCGGGAACAACGCCGCACTCACCGCCGTGGGCAAGGTCTACGAGCTGCGTGAATTCTTCGAATGGCGGGGGCTCGGCTCCATCGACCATTCCGGCGTCAAGGTGCGCGACGACTATGCCCGCTTTGATGCCGAGCGCAAGTTCGCCATCCCTGGCGTCAAGATAGCCGACCCCAAATCCTGCCAGTGCGGTGAGGTGCTGAAGGGCGTCATCAAGCCCTGGCAGTGCAAAGTGTTCGGCACCGCCTGCACCCCGGAGGTGCCGCTCGGGGCGCTGATGGTTTCATCCGAGGGCGCTTGCGCTGCCTACTACCAGTATGGCGGCGTCAAGAAGCATACCACGGCCCGGTCCGGTAGCCAGCCGGTGACCGTGTCATGA
- a CDS encoding D-sedoheptulose-7-phosphate isomerase → MSSESELKGLYPFLHGKAQDPEKMNAALLHSVAEKARDTRETNERFFGDQAGILVAAAHALADVYRNNGQLFSMGNGGSSCDASHVAVEFVHPVTAGRPALAATNLVADLAMISAVGNDLGFDHVFVRQLLAHGRKGDALIGISTSGNSQNLVAAFAKAKEMGVHTIGLAGGDGGRMKSSGTVEHLLVVPSTSIHRIQECHVAAYHILWDLVHTLLADERGSAAAKGSVQ, encoded by the coding sequence ATGTCCAGCGAAAGCGAACTGAAAGGGCTCTACCCATTCCTGCACGGCAAGGCCCAGGATCCGGAAAAGATGAATGCGGCGCTGCTGCATTCCGTTGCCGAGAAGGCCCGCGACACACGCGAAACCAATGAGCGCTTCTTTGGAGATCAGGCTGGCATCCTTGTCGCCGCCGCGCATGCGCTTGCGGATGTCTACCGCAACAACGGTCAGCTGTTCTCCATGGGCAATGGCGGCTCGAGCTGCGATGCGTCCCATGTCGCAGTCGAGTTCGTCCATCCCGTGACCGCCGGCCGGCCGGCGCTGGCCGCCACCAATCTCGTCGCCGATCTGGCGATGATTTCAGCCGTCGGCAACGATCTCGGCTTCGACCATGTCTTCGTGCGCCAACTGCTGGCGCACGGCCGCAAGGGCGATGCGCTGATCGGCATCTCGACCAGTGGCAATTCGCAGAACCTGGTCGCGGCCTTCGCCAAGGCCAAGGAGATGGGGGTCCACACCATCGGGCTCGCCGGCGGCGACGGGGGGCGCATGAAATCATCAGGCACCGTCGAGCATCTGCTTGTCGTGCCGTCCACCTCTATCCACCGCATCCAGGAGTGCCACGTCGCCGCCTATCATATCCTGTGGGACCTCGTGCACACGCTGCTCGCCGACGAACGCGGCTCTGCCGCCGCAAAAGGAAGCGTCCAATGA
- a CDS encoding HypC/HybG/HupF family hydrogenase formation chaperone: MCLGIPGKILKIDDHEKKLATVDVSGVRRQINIACIVNEHHSVEDCVGDWVLIHVGFAMSRIDEREAAETLKILTELGEAQAEMESMRLSAAH, encoded by the coding sequence ATGTGCCTTGGCATTCCTGGAAAGATCCTCAAGATCGACGATCATGAAAAGAAGCTGGCAACCGTCGATGTCAGCGGCGTCAGGCGACAAATCAACATCGCCTGCATTGTCAACGAACACCATTCGGTCGAGGACTGCGTCGGCGACTGGGTGCTGATCCATGTCGGCTTCGCCATGAGCCGCATCGACGAGCGTGAAGCAGCCGAAACACTGAAAATCCTCACCGAACTCGGCGAAGCGCAAGCCGAGATGGAGTCCATGCGGCTGTCGGCGGCCCATTAG
- the hypF gene encoding carbamoyltransferase HypF, protein MNTPLRMADATSSVEIRVRGRVQGVGFRPTVWRIASRLGLDGDVLNDSQGVLIRVRGVSSTIAALVEELRASPPPLAEITAIETRPCEGDLASGFVIVDSEAGAHARTEISPDAAMCSVCAAEVLDPFLRRFRYPFTNCTHCGPRLSIVVGVPYDRATTTMAPFPLCQACGAEYRDPADRRFHAEATACHVCGPTARLIRFDGRAFSFEQHSMLDDVDAALSLIQKGEIVAIKALGGYQLACDATRPEAVALLRQRKRRDAKPFALMARDVDVVRRHATVSDAEAAALASREAPIVLLAATGPEKLPAEIAPGLQTLGFMLPSTPLHLLLLRRMGRPVVMTSGNLSDEPQLIDDAEAAAKLSSIAPYALTHNRDIANRIDDSVVRHMGAKLRVLRRARGYAPASIELPPGFEAAPEILAYGAELKATFCLIKDGRAVLSQHQGDLEDALTYDDYRKNLVLYRGLFDHRPVALAADMHPEYLSAKLARATARSENLPLVEVQHHHAHAAACLAENGRSLNADPVLAIVLDGLGYGSDGAIWGGEFLLADYRRFERLGTFKPVAMPGGAQAIREPWRNLHAHVTAEMGWPAFAMNFGELDLFAAITAKPLASVEAMIKASLNSPNASSCGRLFDAVAAALGICFDRQAHEGEAAARLEATVSVRSLDEESDALAYPLPIPNLKGSGLPYIEPLGMWNAVFGDLILKTPASLIAARFHKGLAKSIAAMALKLARRDEDGALPRFDTVALSGGCFQNKVLFEQVLGRLEDMNFNVLTHSRVPSNDGGVAFGQAVIAAAHLIDAGGVRQKAS, encoded by the coding sequence ATGAACACGCCGCTGCGGATGGCCGACGCGACGAGCAGTGTCGAGATCAGGGTTCGCGGCCGTGTGCAAGGGGTTGGTTTCCGGCCGACGGTCTGGCGGATCGCCAGCCGGCTGGGCCTCGACGGCGACGTGCTCAACGACAGCCAGGGCGTGTTGATCCGCGTGCGTGGCGTCTCCTCGACCATTGCAGCCCTTGTCGAGGAGTTGCGGGCGTCGCCGCCGCCGCTGGCCGAAATCACGGCGATCGAGACCCGCCCTTGTGAGGGCGACTTGGCGTCCGGCTTCGTCATCGTCGACAGCGAGGCCGGTGCTCATGCCCGCACCGAAATATCGCCCGATGCTGCCATGTGTAGCGTCTGTGCCGCCGAAGTGCTCGATCCGTTCCTGCGGCGTTTCCGCTATCCCTTCACCAACTGCACCCATTGCGGGCCAAGACTGAGCATCGTTGTCGGCGTTCCTTACGACCGCGCCACCACGACCATGGCGCCGTTTCCGCTCTGCCAGGCTTGCGGCGCCGAATATCGTGATCCTGCCGATCGCCGCTTTCATGCCGAGGCGACGGCCTGCCATGTCTGCGGACCGACAGCAAGATTGATTCGCTTCGATGGCCGCGCCTTCTCCTTCGAACAGCATTCGATGCTCGACGATGTGGACGCGGCATTGAGCCTGATCCAGAAGGGCGAGATCGTCGCCATCAAGGCACTTGGCGGCTATCAGCTTGCTTGCGATGCCACCCGGCCGGAGGCGGTGGCTTTGCTTCGTCAACGCAAGCGCCGCGATGCAAAACCCTTCGCGCTGATGGCGCGTGACGTCGATGTTGTTCGCCGCCACGCGACGGTCAGTGACGCGGAAGCGGCAGCCCTTGCAAGCCGCGAGGCGCCAATTGTCCTGCTTGCCGCCACCGGACCCGAAAAACTGCCCGCCGAGATCGCGCCCGGTCTGCAGACCCTGGGCTTCATGCTGCCTTCAACCCCTTTGCATCTGCTTTTGCTCAGGCGCATGGGCCGGCCAGTGGTCATGACCAGCGGCAACCTGTCCGATGAACCGCAGCTTATCGATGACGCGGAGGCGGCAGCAAAACTGTCCTCGATCGCACCATACGCTTTGACCCACAATCGCGATATCGCCAACCGCATCGACGATTCCGTTGTGCGCCACATGGGCGCAAAACTGCGCGTGCTGCGCCGCGCGCGCGGCTATGCGCCGGCGTCGATCGAGCTTCCGCCAGGCTTCGAGGCGGCGCCAGAAATCCTGGCTTACGGCGCTGAACTGAAAGCGACCTTCTGTCTGATCAAGGACGGCCGTGCGGTGCTGTCGCAGCACCAGGGCGATCTCGAAGACGCACTGACCTATGACGACTATCGCAAGAACCTCGTCCTTTATCGCGGTCTGTTCGATCACCGTCCGGTAGCCCTGGCCGCGGATATGCATCCTGAATATCTGTCGGCGAAACTGGCACGCGCCACCGCCAGGTCTGAAAACCTGCCGCTCGTGGAGGTTCAACACCATCATGCCCATGCCGCTGCCTGCCTGGCTGAAAACGGACGCTCGTTGAACGCGGATCCTGTCCTGGCCATCGTGCTCGACGGGCTCGGATACGGGTCCGATGGTGCGATCTGGGGTGGCGAGTTCCTGCTCGCGGACTATCGCCGCTTCGAACGGCTTGGCACCTTCAAGCCGGTCGCCATGCCAGGGGGGGCACAAGCCATACGCGAGCCGTGGCGCAACCTCCATGCGCATGTGACGGCCGAGATGGGATGGCCGGCCTTCGCCATGAATTTCGGCGAACTGGACCTGTTTGCCGCGATCACCGCCAAGCCGCTGGCGAGTGTCGAGGCCATGATCAAGGCGTCCCTCAATTCGCCCAACGCATCATCTTGCGGTCGCCTGTTCGACGCAGTCGCTGCCGCTCTCGGAATCTGTTTCGACCGTCAGGCCCACGAGGGCGAGGCGGCCGCGCGGCTGGAAGCGACGGTCTCGGTCCGCTCGCTTGACGAGGAGAGCGATGCTCTCGCCTATCCGTTACCGATCCCCAACCTGAAAGGTTCAGGCCTGCCATACATTGAGCCGCTGGGCATGTGGAACGCGGTCTTTGGCGACCTGATCCTGAAAACGCCGGCGTCCCTCATCGCGGCGCGCTTCCACAAGGGTCTGGCGAAATCCATCGCTGCCATGGCTTTGAAGCTGGCGCGCCGCGACGAAGACGGCGCCCTGCCGCGTTTCGACACGGTGGCCCTGTCGGGCGGCTGCTTCCAGAACAAGGTGCTGTTCGAGCAGGTCCTCGGCCGGCTTGAAGACATGAATTTCAACGTCCTGACGCACTCCCGCGTACCTTCCAATGATGGCGGCGTCGCGTTCGGCCAGGCCGTGATCGCGGCAGCCCATCTCATCGACGCCGGCGGTGTCCGACAGAAAGCGAGCTGA
- a CDS encoding NHL repeat-containing protein — MMRISLAPDYRRPLPGSVTQQLLDPRGARTVLGDQIAANGVPDPIRPQPNSLFGPRGVCFAPHGGPFFVADTGHHRLMIWNKVPQADNAEADLLIGQPDFYAEGRNAHGPVGPATLNMPTGVSTDGKVLAIADAWNHRVLIWRTLPEHSNQPADLVLGQADFSRGAANRGAATAAADTLNWCYGVTIADGRVFVADTGNRRVLVWNSMPRRNGQPADLVLGQVDATTRDDNASGVGGAVGMRWPHSVVVENNKILVADAGNNRIMVWNSMPNADGAPCSFVLGQSSFDGNDHNRASYHPNNRALNMPYGMAIHDGTLLCADTANSRLMGYPLDDLRMDSAACGLAAQSGFADKGDNRWRFAARDSVCWPFALAASGKTLAIADTGNNRVLLWEAAS; from the coding sequence ATGATGCGCATCTCCCTGGCCCCCGATTACCGCCGTCCTCTACCAGGCAGCGTGACACAACAGCTCCTCGATCCTCGCGGTGCGCGAACCGTTCTCGGCGACCAGATCGCTGCCAACGGAGTTCCAGATCCCATCAGGCCTCAACCGAATTCGCTGTTTGGGCCGCGTGGCGTCTGCTTTGCACCGCACGGCGGGCCGTTCTTCGTTGCCGATACCGGCCATCATCGGCTGATGATCTGGAACAAGGTGCCTCAAGCAGACAATGCCGAGGCGGATCTGCTGATCGGCCAGCCTGATTTTTACGCCGAAGGTCGCAACGCGCATGGGCCGGTCGGTCCCGCCACGTTGAACATGCCCACGGGAGTATCGACCGATGGCAAGGTGCTCGCCATTGCCGACGCATGGAACCACCGTGTGCTGATCTGGCGCACACTGCCCGAGCATTCCAACCAGCCGGCGGACCTGGTGCTCGGGCAGGCGGATTTTTCGAGAGGCGCTGCCAACCGCGGCGCGGCAACCGCCGCGGCCGATACGCTGAACTGGTGCTATGGGGTCACAATCGCCGATGGCAGGGTGTTTGTTGCCGACACCGGAAACCGTCGGGTGCTGGTCTGGAACTCCATGCCTCGGCGTAACGGCCAGCCTGCCGATCTGGTGCTCGGCCAGGTTGACGCAACGACCCGCGATGACAATGCCTCCGGGGTCGGCGGCGCTGTCGGCATGCGCTGGCCGCACAGCGTGGTCGTCGAAAACAACAAGATTCTGGTGGCGGACGCCGGCAACAACCGCATCATGGTGTGGAATTCGATGCCCAATGCCGATGGCGCGCCCTGCAGCTTCGTGCTGGGTCAATCCAGCTTCGACGGCAATGACCACAACAGGGCCTCCTATCACCCAAACAATCGTGCACTCAACATGCCCTATGGCATGGCGATCCACGACGGCACCCTCCTTTGCGCCGACACCGCCAATTCCCGGTTGATGGGCTACCCCCTCGACGATCTGCGCATGGATAGTGCCGCGTGCGGTCTCGCCGCCCAGTCGGGCTTTGCCGACAAGGGCGACAATCGCTGGCGCTTTGCTGCCCGCGACAGCGTCTGCTGGCCGTTCGCATTGGCCGCGTCGGGAAAAACGTTGGCGATCGCCGATACGGGCAACAATCGCGTCCTGCTGTGGGAGGCGGCGTCATGA
- a CDS encoding NifU family protein, giving the protein MPCSRTCSKTSSTVDMNAIDQIPTKREDLAGLAGDIERVEAIFSSWDETQRNAVEAYRRAIEDLHGEALRRLVRGLKDEPAALAAMKQAVTDEVVYAVLRRHNILKPSLSERVEAALDGVRPMLASHGGNVELVNVRPPAIEVRFVGACDGCPASALTFHAGVKKAIEEACPEITDIVQIKGMSNAADNDSVRFVSPFALGAVGGWHLVCRLDEIPQGGISAVVVGGQNVILSRQEGVVSCFQNACAHLGMELDGGSIDEGIITCPYHGFRYDLSSGECLTAPEVALQPHAVRVIGNRVEVRLSS; this is encoded by the coding sequence GTGCCTTGCAGCCGTACCTGTTCAAAAACCTCAAGTACCGTTGATATGAACGCCATCGATCAGATCCCGACCAAACGTGAGGATCTCGCCGGTCTTGCCGGCGACATCGAGCGTGTCGAGGCGATCTTTTCGAGTTGGGACGAGACGCAACGCAACGCGGTGGAGGCATACCGCCGCGCCATAGAGGACCTGCATGGTGAGGCTTTGCGACGCCTTGTGCGGGGGTTGAAAGATGAGCCGGCCGCGCTCGCGGCGATGAAGCAGGCGGTTACCGACGAGGTCGTCTACGCGGTGCTGCGCCGTCACAACATCCTCAAGCCCAGCCTCAGCGAGCGGGTAGAGGCGGCGCTGGACGGGGTGCGCCCGATGCTTGCCTCGCATGGCGGCAATGTCGAGTTGGTCAACGTCAGGCCGCCGGCGATCGAGGTCCGGTTCGTCGGTGCCTGCGACGGCTGTCCGGCCTCGGCCCTCACGTTCCACGCGGGCGTAAAAAAAGCAATCGAGGAGGCCTGTCCCGAGATCACCGATATCGTTCAGATCAAGGGCATGAGCAACGCTGCCGACAATGACAGTGTCCGCTTCGTCAGCCCGTTCGCGCTCGGTGCCGTCGGCGGCTGGCATCTGGTGTGCCGCCTCGATGAGATCCCGCAGGGCGGCATCAGTGCCGTCGTGGTCGGTGGGCAAAATGTGATCCTGTCACGTCAGGAGGGGGTGGTTTCGTGCTTCCAGAATGCCTGCGCGCACCTTGGCATGGAGCTGGACGGCGGCAGCATCGATGAAGGCATCATCACCTGTCCGTATCATGGCTTTCGGTATGATCTTTCCAGCGGCGAGTGCCTGACCGCGCCCGAAGTGGCGCTTCAGCCGCATGCCGTGCGCGTCATCGGCAATCGTGTCGAGGTGAGGCTGTCGTCATGA
- a CDS encoding hydrogenase maturation protease translates to MIIVIGCGNLNRQDDGVGVEVIRILRQRDLEGPDVKLLDAGTDGMSVMFAARGCTSLIVVDASKTGVTPGAIHEVPGTVLERPYVPGLNLHDFRWEAALYAGRQIFREEFPKDVTVFLIEAAELGFGIGLSHDVSSSAVQVSRRVEVLISERLAKVPA, encoded by the coding sequence ATGATCATCGTCATCGGCTGCGGAAATTTGAACCGACAAGACGATGGGGTGGGCGTAGAGGTCATACGTATATTGCGGCAACGCGACCTCGAAGGGCCGGATGTCAAATTGCTTGACGCCGGGACGGACGGCATGTCGGTCATGTTTGCCGCGCGGGGTTGCACGTCCTTGATCGTGGTCGATGCGTCAAAAACCGGGGTGACGCCAGGCGCCATTCACGAGGTGCCCGGCACTGTCCTTGAGCGCCCCTATGTCCCCGGTCTCAACCTACATGATTTCCGCTGGGAAGCGGCCCTTTATGCCGGACGGCAGATTTTCCGCGAGGAGTTCCCCAAGGACGTGACGGTCTTTTTGATCGAGGCCGCCGAACTTGGCTTCGGCATAGGGCTGTCGCACGATGTCTCTTCGTCGGCAGTGCAGGTTTCACGGCGCGTCGAGGTACTCATCAGCGAAAGGTTGGCCAAGGTGCCCGCATGA
- a CDS encoding nickel-dependent hydrogenase large subunit, translated as MSAAVQTLDISPVGRVEGDLDVRVDIQNGVVVNAWTQAELFRGFEIILRDKDPQAGLVVTPRACGICGASHLTCAAWALDTAWKAEVPRNAILARNLGQIVESLQSLPRHHYGLFMIDYTHKNYSHSKYYEEAVKRWSPYTGTNYELGVTISGRPVEIYALLGGQWPHSSYMVPGGVMCAPTLTDVTRAWSILEHFRRNWMEPVWLGCSFERYEQIRSYDDFMAWLDERPEHANSDLGMFWRMSVDVGVDKYGKGHGKYVSWGYLPHEDKYNRPTIENRNASLLMKSGVYDGAADTHKLMDQVHTREDVLHAWYDEPSGKHPFERTTKAVGKNPVEYENQYSWSTAVRHDNNGRLEAGPLARQLIAGGSHGESWQHHDPLVLDMYKKLGGASVMLRHFARMHEGVKLYRQAEHALREFRLNDPWYVKPTEKDGRGWGATEAIRGALCHWIEVQNGKIKNYQIIAPTTWNVGPRSDGGELGPIEQALIGTPIADPSDPVEVGHVCRSYDSCLVCTVHAHDASTGTELARFRTA; from the coding sequence ATGTCAGCCGCTGTTCAAACACTTGATATTTCTCCTGTTGGCCGCGTCGAGGGCGACCTCGACGTGCGCGTCGACATCCAAAATGGCGTTGTCGTCAATGCCTGGACGCAAGCCGAACTGTTCCGCGGGTTCGAAATTATCTTGCGCGACAAGGATCCCCAGGCGGGCCTGGTCGTCACGCCGCGCGCTTGCGGCATCTGTGGCGCTTCGCACCTGACCTGCGCGGCCTGGGCGCTCGACACCGCCTGGAAAGCCGAGGTTCCCCGCAACGCCATCCTTGCGCGCAATCTCGGGCAGATCGTCGAGAGCCTGCAGAGCTTGCCAAGACACCACTACGGTCTGTTCATGATCGACTACACTCACAAGAACTATTCGCATTCGAAATACTACGAAGAGGCGGTCAAGCGCTGGTCGCCATACACTGGCACCAACTATGAGCTTGGCGTGACGATCTCTGGACGACCCGTCGAGATCTATGCCCTGCTGGGCGGCCAGTGGCCGCACTCCAGCTACATGGTGCCAGGCGGCGTGATGTGTGCGCCCACGCTTACTGACGTTACCCGGGCCTGGTCCATCCTTGAGCATTTCCGCCGCAACTGGATGGAGCCGGTTTGGCTAGGCTGCTCCTTCGAACGCTACGAGCAAATTCGCTCCTATGACGATTTCATGGCCTGGCTTGACGAGCGCCCGGAGCACGCGAATTCGGATCTGGGCATGTTTTGGCGCATGAGCGTGGACGTCGGTGTCGACAAATATGGCAAAGGTCATGGAAAGTACGTGTCCTGGGGCTACTTGCCGCATGAGGACAAGTACAATCGGCCGACCATCGAAAACCGCAACGCCTCGCTGCTGATGAAAAGCGGCGTCTACGATGGCGCGGCCGACACCCACAAACTGATGGACCAGGTCCACACAAGAGAAGACGTCTTGCATGCCTGGTACGACGAGCCGAGCGGAAAACATCCGTTCGAGCGCACGACAAAGGCCGTCGGCAAGAACCCGGTCGAATACGAAAACCAGTACTCATGGTCGACCGCGGTGCGCCACGACAACAACGGTCGGCTCGAAGCTGGACCCCTGGCCCGCCAGCTGATCGCAGGCGGTAGCCACGGTGAAAGCTGGCAGCATCACGACCCACTTGTTCTTGACATGTACAAGAAGCTTGGCGGGGCCAGTGTCATGCTGCGTCACTTCGCCCGCATGCACGAGGGCGTCAAGCTCTATCGCCAGGCCGAGCATGCGCTGCGCGAGTTTCGCCTCAATGACCCGTGGTACGTCAAGCCGACGGAGAAGGACGGCCGCGGCTGGGGCGCCACTGAAGCCATCCGCGGCGCGCTTTGTCATTGGATCGAGGTGCAAAACGGCAAGATCAAGAACTACCAGATCATCGCGCCGACCACTTGGAATGTCGGGCCGAGATCGGACGGTGGCGAGCTTGGCCCGATCGAGCAGGCGCTGATCGGCACGCCGATCGCGGATCCAAGCGATCCCGTCGAGGTCGGCCATGTCTGCCGCTCGTATGATTCCTGTCTTGTCTGTACCGTGCATGCCCATGATGCCAGCACCGGGACAGAACTCGCACGCTTCCGTACGGCTTGA
- a CDS encoding hydrogenase: MANLLWLQGGACSGNTMSFLNAEEPSACDLVTDFGINVLWHPSLGLELGENLQKMLKALTAGTLALDIFVFEGTVVNAPNGTGEWNRFAGRPMRDWVRDLCKVANFVVAVGDCATWGGIPATAPNPSESEGLQFLKRGHGGFLGKDFKSKAGLPVINIPGCPAHPDWITQIVVAVATGRGGDLTLDEFQRPKTFFTSFTQTGCTRNMHFAYKVSATEFGQRKGCLFYDLGCRGPMTHSPCNRILWNRQSSKTRAGMPCMGCTEPEFPFFDLAPGTVFKTQTVMGVPKDMPSGVDKTGYIKLTAAAKAASPRWAEEDIFVV, encoded by the coding sequence ATGGCCAATCTTTTGTGGCTCCAGGGTGGAGCATGCTCCGGCAACACGATGTCGTTTCTCAATGCCGAGGAACCGAGCGCGTGCGATCTGGTTACCGACTTTGGCATCAATGTGCTGTGGCATCCCTCGCTCGGGCTCGAGCTCGGCGAGAACCTGCAAAAGATGCTGAAGGCGCTGACCGCAGGCACGCTGGCGCTGGACATTTTCGTGTTCGAAGGCACCGTGGTGAACGCCCCCAACGGGACCGGCGAATGGAACCGCTTTGCAGGCCGTCCCATGCGCGACTGGGTGAGGGACCTGTGCAAGGTCGCCAACTTTGTCGTCGCCGTTGGCGATTGTGCGACGTGGGGCGGCATCCCCGCGACCGCGCCGAACCCGTCCGAAAGCGAAGGCCTGCAATTCCTCAAGCGTGGCCATGGCGGCTTCCTGGGCAAGGATTTCAAATCCAAGGCCGGTCTGCCAGTGATCAACATTCCGGGTTGCCCGGCTCACCCCGACTGGATCACGCAAATCGTGGTCGCGGTCGCCACCGGCCGCGGCGGTGATCTCACCTTGGACGAATTCCAGCGTCCGAAGACGTTTTTCACGTCCTTCACGCAAACGGGCTGCACCCGCAACATGCACTTCGCCTACAAGGTTTCTGCGACCGAGTTCGGTCAGCGCAAAGGTTGCCTGTTCTATGATCTGGGCTGCCGCGGGCCGATGACGCATTCGCCGTGCAACCGCATTTTGTGGAACCGGCAATCATCCAAGACCCGAGCGGGCATGCCTTGCATGGGCTGCACCGAGCCCGAATTCCCGTTCTTCGATCTGGCTCCGGGAACCGTATTCAAGACCCAGACCGTCATGGGTGTCCCAAAGGACATGCCGAGCGGGGTCGACAAGACCGGTTACATCAAGCTGACGGCTGCAGCCAAGGCTGCTTCGCCGCGCTGGGCTGAAGAAGACATTTTCGTCGTCTGA